A region from the Gemmatimonadota bacterium genome encodes:
- a CDS encoding glycosyltransferase family 4 protein has protein sequence MRILVLNWLDRENPQAGGAELHLHETFGRIVRSGHAVDLLCSGWQGAPQHAELDGIQVHRVGGRYSHAVQAPRVARALLRKHRPDIIVEDLNKIPLFAPLWSSVPVLLLVHHLFGGTAFAEASLPLALMTWLFERPIPTVYRKVPTVVVSESTRSDLLARGMSATRMRVVPNGLDHALYRPAAPEQRYAQPTLLSLGRVKRYKRIELTLEALVRVRERVPDARLLVAGTGDHEPALRKHAIGLGLGNAVEFLGFVSEARKVELLQRSWVHVFTSPKEGWGLTNLEAAACGTPSIASDSPGLRESVLDGRTGWLVPHGDVEALADACVSALQDPLELARAGARATEFAAQFTWERTAAEMEQALLGAAGRLTV, from the coding sequence TTGAGGATCCTGGTCCTCAACTGGCTGGATCGAGAGAACCCGCAGGCGGGAGGGGCAGAGCTCCATCTGCACGAGACGTTCGGCAGGATCGTGCGGAGTGGGCACGCCGTGGATCTGCTGTGTTCGGGTTGGCAAGGAGCGCCGCAGCACGCCGAGCTCGACGGCATACAGGTTCATCGAGTGGGTGGTCGGTACTCGCACGCGGTGCAAGCTCCGCGCGTTGCGCGGGCGCTGCTGCGCAAGCACCGACCCGACATCATCGTCGAGGACCTCAACAAGATCCCGTTGTTCGCTCCCCTGTGGAGCAGCGTCCCGGTGCTCCTTCTGGTCCACCACCTGTTCGGCGGTACGGCGTTCGCGGAGGCGAGCCTTCCCCTGGCTTTGATGACCTGGTTGTTCGAGCGTCCGATCCCGACGGTCTACCGGAAGGTCCCCACGGTGGTGGTGTCGGAAAGCACGCGCTCAGACCTGCTGGCTCGGGGGATGAGCGCAACGCGTATGCGCGTCGTGCCCAACGGGCTGGACCATGCGCTCTATCGTCCGGCGGCTCCCGAGCAACGCTATGCCCAGCCCACCCTGCTCAGTCTCGGCCGCGTCAAGCGCTACAAACGCATCGAGCTGACCCTGGAGGCACTGGTCCGCGTGCGGGAGCGTGTCCCGGACGCGAGATTGCTGGTGGCCGGCACGGGCGACCACGAGCCAGCCCTGCGGAAGCACGCGATCGGACTGGGGTTGGGGAACGCTGTCGAGTTCCTCGGGTTTGTCTCCGAGGCACGGAAGGTGGAGCTCCTGCAACGAAGCTGGGTGCACGTCTTTACGTCGCCGAAGGAGGGGTGGGGGCTCACCAACCTCGAGGCGGCAGCCTGCGGGACACCGTCGATCGCCAGTGACTCGCCGGGCTTGCGCGAGTCGGTGCTGGACGGGCGCACCGGGTGGCTGGTTCCACACGGTGACGTCGAGGCCTTGGCCGACGCATGTGTGAGTGCGCTGCAGGACCCGCTGGAGCTGGCGCGGGCTGGGGCGCGTGCCACCGAATTTGCTGCGCAATTCACCTGGGAGCGTACGGCGGCGGAGATGGAGCAGGCGCTCCTCGGCGCTGCCGGGCGGCTCACAGTCTAG
- a CDS encoding PTS sugar transporter subunit IIB produces MAIVLIRVDERLIHGQVVVGWGGFLGAQRYAVVDDDLAGSRWEQELYELALPEETTLAFVDRDHAGPLLAEWSGQPEPAVVLTRDLSTVRALVERGDLAGEAVNLGGLHAAPGRRTVLPYLHLSETQVSDLAWLLEHGVDVYAQDVPGGSRVRGDALLRKGKAAWTR; encoded by the coding sequence GTGGCGATCGTACTGATCCGCGTTGACGAGCGCCTCATCCACGGCCAGGTGGTGGTCGGCTGGGGAGGGTTCCTGGGGGCCCAGCGCTATGCGGTCGTCGACGACGACCTCGCCGGGAGTCGCTGGGAACAGGAGCTCTACGAGCTCGCTCTCCCGGAAGAGACGACGCTGGCGTTCGTGGACCGTGACCATGCCGGACCGTTGCTGGCCGAGTGGAGCGGTCAGCCCGAGCCGGCGGTTGTTCTGACGCGGGACCTGAGCACGGTGCGTGCCTTGGTGGAGCGCGGAGATCTGGCCGGCGAGGCGGTGAATCTGGGCGGACTGCACGCGGCCCCAGGCCGACGCACCGTCTTGCCCTACCTCCACCTCTCGGAAACCCAGGTGAGTGATCTCGCTTGGTTGCTCGAACACGGAGTGGACGTCTACGCCCAGGACGTGCCCGGGGGAAGCCGTGTGCGTGGAGATGCGCTCCTTCGCAAAGGAAAGGCCGCGTGGACGCGCTGA
- a CDS encoding PTS sugar transporter subunit IIC produces MDALILLGLVVVVALDGASVGQFMISRPLVAGSLAGWIVGSPEGGLTIGLILELLQLPFFQIGGARVSEGGLGAVVGAAVLSSNAGPGGVALGVLLGLVMANVGGWTVEWLHRFQGVAAPRDHDGRLNPAEVTAFHWRSLARDAARGAVVGAFGLLLARLLGGPAAEGWLLDAPHTRLVLLAAGSFSLGAFFHNLGTGARSVGALLAGLAVGLFLTGVLG; encoded by the coding sequence GTGGACGCGCTGATCCTGCTCGGTCTGGTGGTCGTGGTCGCGCTGGACGGCGCCTCGGTCGGGCAGTTCATGATCTCGCGCCCGCTGGTGGCGGGCAGCCTGGCAGGGTGGATCGTCGGGAGCCCCGAAGGCGGGCTCACCATCGGGCTGATCCTCGAGCTCTTGCAGCTGCCGTTCTTTCAGATCGGTGGCGCGCGGGTCTCCGAAGGCGGTTTGGGTGCGGTGGTGGGAGCCGCGGTCCTCTCGTCGAACGCGGGACCCGGCGGCGTGGCCCTCGGGGTGCTTCTGGGGTTGGTGATGGCCAACGTGGGCGGCTGGACCGTCGAGTGGTTGCACCGTTTCCAAGGGGTTGCGGCCCCGCGCGACCACGACGGGCGCCTGAATCCCGCGGAGGTGACGGCCTTCCACTGGCGCTCCCTGGCGCGCGACGCGGCGCGCGGCGCGGTGGTGGGCGCGTTCGGACTGCTGCTGGCGCGCCTGCTGGGTGGACCCGCGGCGGAGGGATGGTTGCTGGATGCGCCTCACACCCGGCTGGTGCTCCTGGCAGCAGGCAGCTTCTCTCTGGGTGCGTTCTTCCACAACCTGGGGACCGGCGCCCGCTCCGTGGGTGCGCTCCTCGCGGGCCTCGCAGTGGGACTGTTCCTGACGGGAGTGCTGGGGTGA
- the ribH gene encoding 6,7-dimethyl-8-ribityllumazine synthase, with protein sequence MEFVGNLDGKGRRFAIVASRFNSLITDSLVEGARDALTRHGTAADAIDLIRVPGAWELPGAVARVLERGGYAAVIALGCVIRGATPHFDYVAGEASRGLGTLARESAVPVLFGVLTTNTLEQALERAGSKAGNKGWDAALAALEMVGVYDALASDT encoded by the coding sequence GTGGAGTTCGTCGGGAATCTGGACGGTAAGGGGAGGCGCTTCGCCATTGTGGCCTCGCGCTTCAACAGCCTCATCACGGACTCGCTGGTGGAAGGGGCCCGCGACGCGCTCACGCGACACGGCACCGCTGCGGACGCCATCGACCTGATTCGGGTACCGGGGGCCTGGGAGTTGCCCGGAGCGGTTGCGCGGGTGTTGGAGCGAGGCGGTTACGCTGCGGTCATCGCGCTCGGTTGCGTGATTCGCGGGGCGACACCCCACTTCGACTACGTCGCCGGAGAGGCTTCGCGGGGCTTGGGGACGCTGGCGCGCGAGTCTGCCGTGCCGGTCCTGTTCGGCGTGCTGACCACCAACACTTTGGAGCAGGCCTTGGAGCGAGCCGGAAGCAAGGCCGGGAACAAGGGGTGGGACGCCGCCCTGGCCGCCTTGGAGATGGTCGGCGTGTACGACGCGCTCGCGAGCGACACGTGA
- a CDS encoding PTS system mannose/fructose/sorbose family transporter subunit IID: protein MSGGGLTVVRTVLRSLLIQGSWNTRTQIGNGFAWALAPVLRRVYAQNPDALEAAVTRHAAPFNAHPYLAALALAAVARMEEEGEPSERIERFKTALRGPLGALGDRLIWARWLPLSLLCASAAALRGAPWWAVAAGFLVLYNAGHLALRIWAARTGWQAGKDVGTRLRAADLSRWSGRLGLPTAVASGVLLGAILGLALGGAATLWFPGVAVAALFALGVFVGERGARTGARLAALVILMLSLVGWLS, encoded by the coding sequence GTGAGCGGCGGCGGCTTGACCGTGGTGCGCACCGTCCTGCGCTCGTTGCTGATCCAGGGCTCGTGGAATACCCGCACCCAGATCGGCAATGGATTCGCCTGGGCTCTCGCGCCGGTTCTACGGCGTGTGTACGCTCAGAACCCTGACGCGCTGGAAGCGGCGGTCACACGCCATGCGGCGCCGTTCAACGCCCACCCCTACCTCGCCGCGCTGGCCTTGGCCGCCGTCGCTCGCATGGAGGAGGAAGGTGAGCCCAGTGAACGCATCGAGCGCTTCAAAACCGCGCTGCGGGGGCCGCTCGGGGCGCTGGGCGACCGCCTGATCTGGGCGCGTTGGCTTCCGCTGTCGTTGCTCTGCGCGTCTGCGGCCGCACTTCGTGGGGCGCCCTGGTGGGCGGTCGCGGCCGGGTTCCTGGTGCTCTACAATGCCGGGCACCTCGCGCTCAGGATCTGGGCGGCACGAACGGGCTGGCAGGCTGGCAAGGACGTGGGCACGCGGCTGCGGGCCGCCGACCTGAGTCGGTGGTCGGGCCGGCTGGGACTTCCGACCGCGGTCGCGAGCGGGGTCCTGTTGGGTGCGATCCTGGGACTGGCCCTGGGCGGCGCCGCGACCCTCTGGTTCCCGGGCGTGGCGGTAGCCGCGCTGTTCGCCCTCGGTGTGTTCGTCGGAGAACGTGGCGCCAGGACGGGAGCCCGCCTGGCCGCCCTGGTCATCCTGATGCTGTCTCTCGTGGGATGGTTGTCATGA
- a CDS encoding HPF/RaiA family ribosome-associated protein, translated as MQVRMTARQCEVPEEAKQRAESRLLKLQRFEPRLSSGELVFTEERHVRRVEAVLSVDGAEPVIAKGEATEFVDAVDRLSERLNRTLRRRRGAKTEHRSRGDGQG; from the coding sequence ATGCAGGTACGGATGACGGCTCGTCAGTGCGAAGTGCCCGAGGAGGCCAAGCAGCGTGCGGAGAGCCGATTGCTGAAGCTCCAGCGCTTCGAGCCCCGCCTCAGTTCCGGAGAGCTGGTGTTCACTGAGGAGCGGCACGTGCGCCGGGTGGAGGCGGTGCTGAGCGTGGATGGGGCCGAGCCGGTGATCGCCAAGGGAGAGGCTACGGAGTTCGTCGACGCCGTGGATCGACTGAGCGAGCGTCTGAACCGCACGCTGCGCAGACGCCGCGGTGCCAAGACCGAGCATCGATCACGGGGAGACGGACAGGGGTGA
- the nusB gene encoding transcription antitermination factor NusB encodes MSGVERTIHLERSRARAWAVQVLYQWEMSGEGSPETMLRQTLGKRLVGVTRIPYLRRLIETYGAHRAEVDAAITGALKNWRLERLAALDRSILRVAATEVLLIEEVPRTVAIHEAVLLAERYGGADSPPFVNGVLEALERVPPRGSARVP; translated from the coding sequence GTGAGCGGAGTTGAGCGCACCATCCATCTGGAACGGAGCCGAGCCCGGGCGTGGGCGGTGCAGGTGCTCTACCAGTGGGAGATGTCGGGCGAGGGCTCACCCGAGACCATGCTCCGACAGACGTTGGGCAAGCGTCTGGTGGGGGTCACCCGGATTCCCTACCTGCGTCGCCTGATCGAGACGTATGGGGCCCACCGGGCGGAGGTTGACGCCGCCATCACGGGAGCCCTCAAGAACTGGCGGCTCGAGCGCCTCGCCGCACTCGATCGATCCATCCTCCGCGTGGCGGCCACCGAGGTCCTGCTCATCGAGGAGGTGCCTCGCACCGTTGCGATCCATGAGGCGGTCTTGCTTGCCGAGCGCTATGGCGGTGCGGACTCACCCCCGTTCGTCAACGGCGTACTCGAGGCACTGGAGCGGGTACCGCCCCGAGGAAGCGCGCGGGTCCCTTGA
- the hprK gene encoding HPr(Ser) kinase/phosphatase — MTTGLTVQELVRVKQASLELQQLNPGVSLERPVTDPDVGGPGLALAGFVDRFPAERLQVFGETEMTYLETLPTDLATERVAELFRLGVPAAFVSKGLQFPQPFLDAATRCGVPVLGSTRPTRDVFRVLAPFVEDRLAPTEALHGSLADVYGVGVLFTGESGIGKSECVLDLVERGHRLVADDVVLATRRARNVVLGRGHERQRHHMEIRGVGIIDVRALFGIRAIRLQKRIELIVNLVTWDATHTFDRTGLQRGERTILGVSIPEITIPLNPGKNITVVSEVVAMNHLLRYSGVDSAQDFDRRLREAMAPAREYLEEDDE; from the coding sequence GTGACCACCGGGTTGACCGTCCAGGAGCTGGTGCGGGTCAAGCAGGCCAGCCTCGAGCTGCAGCAGTTGAATCCGGGCGTGTCTCTGGAGCGTCCCGTCACGGACCCCGACGTAGGAGGGCCGGGACTGGCACTGGCGGGATTCGTCGACCGCTTTCCGGCCGAGCGTCTTCAGGTCTTCGGCGAGACCGAGATGACCTATCTGGAGACTCTCCCGACGGACCTCGCCACCGAGCGTGTGGCCGAGTTGTTCCGCCTGGGCGTTCCGGCCGCATTCGTCAGCAAGGGGTTGCAGTTCCCGCAACCCTTCCTCGATGCCGCGACGCGCTGCGGGGTCCCGGTACTGGGCTCGACGCGCCCCACGCGGGACGTCTTTCGGGTGCTGGCTCCCTTTGTCGAAGATCGGCTGGCTCCCACCGAGGCGCTACACGGCTCTCTGGCCGACGTGTATGGCGTCGGCGTGCTCTTCACGGGAGAATCGGGGATCGGCAAATCGGAATGCGTGTTGGATCTCGTCGAGCGCGGGCACCGACTGGTGGCGGACGACGTGGTCCTGGCCACGCGTCGTGCCAGGAACGTCGTGCTCGGCAGGGGGCACGAACGCCAACGCCACCACATGGAGATTCGCGGAGTCGGCATCATCGACGTGCGTGCCCTTTTCGGGATCCGTGCGATCCGCCTCCAGAAGCGCATCGAGCTGATCGTGAATCTCGTCACCTGGGACGCAACCCACACCTTCGACCGCACCGGACTGCAACGGGGGGAGCGCACCATCCTGGGGGTATCCATCCCCGAGATCACCATCCCTCTCAATCCGGGCAAGAACATCACCGTGGTCAGCGAGGTCGTGGCCATGAACCACCTGCTGCGCTACTCCGGTGTCGATTCGGCCCAGGACTTCGACCGGCGATTGCGGGAAGCCATGGCACCCGCGCGGGAATACCTGGAAGAAGACGATGAGTGA